A genomic stretch from bacterium includes:
- a CDS encoding amidohydrolase family protein has protein sequence MIDSSKLNPSFVFDEIDEKVWQKELSSFVPDRIFDFHGHINLAEHAQIKEENRTNPSMPFVVEDYPIEAFADVEKTLWHGRETKVLLFGSIESHADLEPMNAYVSKSAHENGWEALMVPPIKDSADTLQAKIHGGGFIGFKPYWTFVTWKDQNDVTLEDMITPAMREAANKEGLLIETHIPRADRLADPVNMEGIKRLCAESPNATILLSHFGRSYFPDAMGDGLSLNNIPNLVIDLSMMQDAEVLEAVFTNFDRKKIVFGLDLPFAQEKGKLISINGQRHFFTKRPHKWSAHVAPDGYEVRCTLFAYEIVRAIKKAATAAHLKDNEVEDIFWNNANRLVGEVKSRR, from the coding sequence ATGATCGATAGCAGCAAGCTAAACCCGAGTTTTGTCTTTGATGAGATAGACGAAAAAGTCTGGCAGAAAGAGTTATCCAGCTTCGTGCCTGACCGAATTTTTGATTTTCACGGTCATATCAATCTGGCTGAACATGCGCAGATCAAAGAAGAAAACCGCACGAACCCATCCATGCCGTTCGTGGTCGAGGATTACCCAATTGAAGCTTTTGCCGATGTCGAAAAAACCTTGTGGCATGGCAGAGAAACCAAAGTGCTCCTCTTTGGCTCGATTGAGTCCCACGCCGATCTTGAACCGATGAACGCCTACGTCAGCAAGTCGGCTCATGAGAATGGCTGGGAAGCGCTAATGGTCCCGCCGATTAAAGACAGCGCCGATACTTTGCAAGCCAAAATCCATGGAGGCGGATTTATTGGCTTTAAACCGTATTGGACCTTCGTGACTTGGAAAGATCAGAATGACGTCACGCTAGAAGACATGATCACTCCTGCCATGCGCGAGGCGGCAAATAAAGAGGGGCTTTTGATCGAGACCCATATCCCACGGGCAGATCGGTTAGCCGATCCGGTCAATATGGAAGGCATCAAAAGGCTGTGTGCCGAATCGCCGAATGCAACAATTTTGCTCTCGCATTTCGGTCGATCCTACTTCCCCGATGCGATGGGGGATGGTCTGTCGTTGAATAACATCCCCAATTTAGTCATTGACCTCAGCATGATGCAGGACGCGGAAGTGCTTGAAGCTGTTTTCACAAATTTTGACCGCAAGAAGATTGTGTTTGGCCTCGATCTCCCCTTTGCCCAAGAAAAAGGCAAGCTAATCAGCATCAACGGTCAACGACACTTCTTCACCAAACGTCCCCATAAATGGAGTGCTCATGTTGCCCCCGACGGATACGAAGTACGTTGCACCCTGTTTGCCTATGAAATTGTGAGAGCCATTAAAAAGGCTGCAACCGCCGCCCATCTCAAAGATAATGAAGTCGAAGATATCTTCTGGAACAACGCCAACCGCCTTGTAGGCGAAGTCAAAAGCCGCAGATAA